In Athene noctua chromosome 11, bAthNoc1.hap1.1, whole genome shotgun sequence, the sequence ccggggggcagggatgggcgtGCTAGTGGGGGGAGCTTGGGAGGGTGCCTTGGTGCAATTCCGGGAGTGGGGAAGGTTGAGGAGCCACCAGAAATGCCGGCATAtcctggctggtggcactgggaggaaacctgccacAAGGAGCAGAGGGCCGGGGAGATCAGagggtccccgctctgccacgctcaggctgctggtgccgggttcttgcaggctgatgtcAGGAAAGGGCCTCCGATGGCCCCGTCGAGCAGTGAGGGAGGACtttgccgctcaccaggtgagtttgggaaagaaaggcccctcctgcaagtggctgggctgtgctcacttGTGCCTTGAGTGTCCCCATGCAGGTTGGGCAGCCTGAGGAAAGacgtcagctggaggagaaagggcagcacCGGGCAGTGGCCGCTGGATGTGgttctgtggggacacggggcctctgctgctgcccacagcctggaggaggacaaagccagggctgggccaggctgtcctggggacacgccggctctcaggagccccCGAGCCGGAGCTGTTGAGCCGGAGCTGCGGTTCCAGCTGCCGGTCCCTGCCCGTCCTGCCGCACTGCTCAGCaccgtgctgcaggcagggcagggcagggcagggcaggctctgggagcgctggcccagcagcatcctctgacaggctcttgctctcttttcctttgcagcaggaggaaccagcagcagcaggaggaggaggagggggctgccctggccctttgctctgtggcggAGCCCGGCCACTGCCCCGACGCCAcggcaggcgggctccggctgcagcagggcgctctttgggcagcccctggcagccctctgcggggaggatggcacgctgccccagcccatccaggtcagccagcctggccagagggtccccagccctccctctgcaggctcCGGAGGGCCAGCAGGTGTCCCcgggagctctggggatggggcactgggctcttcacccccagcacGGAGCCAGCTCTGGGCAGTGCTCTAGCCTGCGCTGCTGGAAGGCAGCTCCTCGGCCACACAactgtcctcctgcctctcccacaggagctgctggccgtgctgcagcaggagggaccaTCGACGGAGGGGATATTCCGCAGAGCCGCCAGCGGGACAGCGCTTCGAGAGCTGCGGGAGGCCCTGGACCACGGCGCAGACGTCGACATGGGAAGCcagcccgcgctgctgctggccgccatcctgaaggtgagcgcttctgccctgcggctggaggagctcccggcTGGCCCCCAGTGTTCAAAGGCTCACCTGGAGGCCTGGGCCTTGCAGGAATTTCTCCGGAGCATCCCCTGCAAGCTCCTCGTGACCGAGCTCTACGAGGACTGGATGGCGGCGATGCAGaaggccagcagggaggagaagatctgggagctgagagcgtgagtgtgggcagcagcctgcctgttgagcaggagccctgaccgctggcccagagcacctggaaagctgcGCTGGCTCCCACCAGCCTCGGGCGACTCTGGGGgacgctgtgggcagcatctgctttagtagcgccgtgttccccttcccccagggtggccgagaagttgcccgcagccaacctcctcctcctgaagaggctgctgtccctcctccgGCACATCGGCCACCACgcagccaccagcaggatgggctgcagcaaccTGGCCGTCTGCGTTGGGCCgaacctgctgagcccagccaaCGCGGACCAGCTCCCGCTGGAGGCCGTGCTGGAGGTGACACACAAGGTGCGCGTCCCCACCCACCAGGGAAGCCTTCCCAGCCCACCAGCGCTTGGCTGCGCAGAGGGCTctgccggcctcctcccgccagcAAATGCTGTCAgggtggctgcctggaggagcagccccacagccacagcctctgggcaggagcagggggcaggggtgGCAAAGGTGCTTGGCCCCTTGTCAGGCAGCGGGGTGGAGACCGACGGTTTGATGCGTGCAGGTGAACGTGCTGGTGGAGTTTCTGGTGGAGAACTGCAGGGAGCTCTTTGAGGAGGAAGCGGGCAGcctttccagcccagcagaccaggagctggcagcccccctgGAGAGTTTCAGAGGtgagaggggggactgggggttggCACCGGCTGGGGCTTGGGGCACCAGAAacctctgtgttccttctgaCAGGAACAGGCATCGAGTGTTGTCCTCTGAGCCCCGCTtgtcctgtggcctctctttggccactgctctccaaagatgaacgttttcctctgcagcatgagCTGAAGCCTGCAGACAGGCCATCGGAGGGCTGACCACAGAAGTGTAGggctttgggtgggtgttgctttagctctgtttgcttccaagaagtcaccatgttgcacctgcttttgctttctagatctgcatttggaagagcaaagtgtccctgcaggcaaagtggacaccgagcgtcgggcagaagctttgctgcatgcacccccctctctgctcggtgtcctcacaggagctgggggagatacAGTGGTGGACAGTGAAAGGGGAGAGgtacgtcagctcccccaacacggtgacagcgtgtctggggtaggaggggagtttctgatgaggccaagtcgctgctgtgcctcggcctggcagtagagctggtgtgggtttgggttattcctccgcccctggggatgatacatagcaagggaaatcggcacggtggtgtctcaagtgcactcggcaggtgtttgatcagctAAAGGCCCACAGAAAGGTAGAGAAGAGGagttgtcaacttcaggggggtttgctcaggccctattttgtcagagcttcctcagggctgtttgtgggtcagcagggggactgtgtgaactgtggctgatgcaaaccagccccaggcatctcctcgggagagctGAGGGACCAATTTAGCAAGAGTCCCTTACCGCCCCAGGTCActccttgccacatgccaactgtgacatttctggtttaggcacggccagctttgcctccatccacccccgagagcacggcagagtccctggggcgcccagaactactggccaggctttccgaggaacgaaggtaaaatgagctggctttggttaaaatcagcaCTGACTCCCgcgggctgtggctttctctatctaatcccactgtggggtggaaagattttcaggctctgcccaggaccaggagaagaGGAGCCGGAAGAGAAGagcggcctggggagaggagagcgacggctgcccggaaaagaagaggaggaggagggaaggttcttgtggggacggaccagcacagagccgccggcaggggcagaggtcgggcagcccaggtgcgtgccgggctctgctgcccatctttcccccctccccacactgctctccgtcagccccaggcgctggcgaggggccccggcgctgcgcgggctctggccataactccct encodes:
- the LOC141964747 gene encoding T-cell activation Rho GTPase-activating protein-like, which translates into the protein MSGKGLRWPRRAVREDFAAHQAGSGCSRALFGQPLAALCGEDGTLPQPIQELLAVLQQEGPSTEGIFRRAASGTALRELREALDHGADVDMGSQPALLLAAILKEFLRSIPCKLLVTELYEDWMAAMQKASREEKIWELRAVAEKLPAANLLLLKRLLSLLRHIGHHAATSRMGCSNLAVCVGPNLLSPANADQLPLEAVLEVTHKVNVLVEFLVENCRELFEEEAGSLSSPADQELAAPLESFRA